In Candidatus Sulfurimonas marisnigri, a single genomic region encodes these proteins:
- the nspC gene encoding carboxynorspermidine decarboxylase gives MIFYDSSIKTPCYICEEKLLRNNLELLDYVQKQSGAKIILALKGFAMWSTFPLVKQYLKGCTASGLHEALLAREEFAKDDKTKEVHTYSPAFKDEDIDEIARISDHIVFNSPKQLFRYCNRVKNINPYVSISLRINPEVSSSPKDIYNPCGTYSRLGTTLANFDEGVLEYIDGLNFHALCEQNVDALEEVLVAFKENFSKYFKGLKYINFGGGHHITKKGYDIEKLIRIIKEFKAKYDVEVYLEPGEAVGWETGVLVSTVLDIVHNGIDIAILDTSAEAHMPDTLAMPYRADVRGSGEAGEKKYNYRLGGNTCLAGDIMGDYSFDEPLKVGDKIIFEDQIHYTFVKNTTFNGIKLPSLVILKEDNTLHVTKEFGYEEYKNRLS, from the coding sequence ATGATATTTTACGACTCATCCATAAAAACACCATGTTATATATGTGAAGAAAAACTTTTAAGAAATAACCTTGAATTACTTGATTATGTACAAAAACAAAGCGGTGCTAAAATTATTTTAGCACTTAAGGGTTTTGCTATGTGGAGTACATTCCCTTTGGTAAAACAATACCTTAAAGGCTGTACAGCAAGCGGACTTCATGAAGCACTTCTAGCCAGAGAAGAGTTTGCCAAAGATGACAAAACGAAAGAAGTTCATACATACTCTCCAGCCTTTAAAGATGAGGATATAGATGAGATTGCAAGAATTTCAGACCATATTGTTTTTAACTCACCAAAACAACTGTTTAGATATTGCAATAGAGTTAAAAATATAAATCCATATGTGAGTATATCTCTTAGAATAAATCCGGAAGTATCATCATCTCCAAAAGATATTTACAATCCATGCGGAACTTATAGCCGTTTAGGGACAACTCTAGCAAACTTTGATGAGGGTGTTTTAGAGTATATAGATGGCTTAAATTTTCATGCACTATGTGAGCAAAATGTTGATGCTCTAGAAGAGGTTTTAGTAGCTTTTAAAGAAAACTTTTCAAAATATTTTAAAGGTTTAAAATATATAAATTTTGGCGGTGGACACCATATAACCAAAAAAGGTTATGATATTGAGAAATTAATTAGAATTATAAAAGAGTTTAAAGCAAAGTATGATGTAGAAGTGTATTTAGAACCGGGCGAAGCTGTTGGATGGGAGACAGGAGTATTGGTCAGTACAGTTTTAGATATAGTCCACAATGGTATAGATATAGCGATACTTGATACTTCAGCAGAAGCACATATGCCTGACACATTAGCTATGCCTTATCGTGCAGATGTAAGAGGAAGCGGTGAAGCCGGTGAAAAAAAATATAATTATAGACTTGGTGGCAACACTTGCTTAGCTGGTGATATTATGGGTGATTACTCTTTTGATGAACCATTAAAAGTTGGAGATAAAATAATATTTGAAGACCAAATCCACTATACCTTTGTAAAAAACACTACTTTTAATGGAATAAAACTTCCATCATTGGTAATATTGAAAGAAGATAATACCCTACATGTAACAAAAGAGTTTGGTTATGAAGAATATAAAAATAGACTTTCATAA
- a CDS encoding HDOD domain-containing protein, whose amino-acid sequence MTFKNLVASIESLPPLSDVAISIQRLFANGAYNVNTRELVKTIESDAILTANILKMINVPHYGLSYKISSISQAVALFGINTIYGVVLKYAINEHLRSDTGIYGLSGSSFNEMCHLQRNLILRWYSRINIRDAQFLAPLVLMMETGKLILEQEIKYSDYLQEYLSGLYQCEDIEEYEKELFETTSFYVSALLFEHWNLEPLYIDILKGIDFEQDGDFKMKEYENVLKVIKTAINVKEILSDKSIKKASEIVKKMGMDVSDFEEIAYRVKESYVAAKELEV is encoded by the coding sequence ATGACATTTAAGAATTTAGTAGCTAGCATCGAATCACTTCCACCGCTTTCTGATGTTGCTATTTCAATTCAAAGGCTGTTTGCAAATGGTGCATATAATGTAAATACGAGAGAGCTTGTAAAAACTATAGAATCAGACGCTATTTTAACAGCAAATATATTAAAGATGATAAATGTCCCACATTATGGATTATCTTACAAAATATCTTCTATTTCACAGGCTGTAGCACTGTTTGGAATAAATACTATTTACGGGGTAGTTCTTAAGTATGCAATTAATGAACATCTAAGGTCAGATACTGGAATTTATGGTTTATCAGGTTCTTCTTTTAATGAAATGTGTCATTTACAGAGAAATTTAATACTTAGATGGTACTCTAGAATAAATATACGAGATGCTCAATTTTTGGCTCCATTGGTCTTAATGATGGAAACAGGAAAATTAATCTTAGAACAAGAAATTAAATACAGTGATTATCTGCAGGAGTATTTAAGTGGCCTATATCAGTGTGAAGATATTGAAGAGTATGAGAAAGAACTGTTTGAAACTACATCCTTTTATGTAAGTGCTTTACTATTTGAACATTGGAACTTAGAACCTTTATATATAGATATTTTAAAAGGAATAGATTTTGAACAAGATGGTGATTTTAAAATGAAAGAGTATGAAAATGTACTAAAAGTTATTAAAACTGCCATAAATGTGAAAGAAATCTTATCAGATAAGTCTATTAAAAAAGCTTCAGAAATCGTAAAAAAGATGGGAATGGATGTCTCCGACTTTGAAGAAATAGCGTATAGAGTAAAAGAGTCATATGTTGCTGCAAAAGAGTTGGAAGTTTAG